From the genome of Lasioglossum baleicum unplaced genomic scaffold, iyLasBale1 scaffold0021, whole genome shotgun sequence:
TGAtcaacatttttattgtaaaggATAATCAAATAACGTTACTTATGGTTTAATTTATGCTGTTGTTCCTTTTTTTGTAAATCATAAGTTGAGAAGTAATAAAACATTATTATCAATAGTTTGTTCTCTCGATAGTACATATTTTGTGTTGCCGAGAGGCGAAGGAGAGGAAACACATTACCAACACGAGTACCGATGCGCCGCTACCACGGGTAGTGAAACTTGCTCCCAAAACATACTCCGCAGATTGCAGCGCGGTCATGACACGTTCCATATCGTCTGGTAAAACGTCCAAGGATTTACGTGTGTACCGATAATTTTTCCACAAAAGTTTTCCTACAATATTCATTGAAACAGTTCATTCGAAAATTCATTTCTTCATTGGAGAATCTTTTGGAATGAATGCGTGGTACCTAAACAAAATACTTTGGAAACATATTTAAAGTGAGAGAGACACAATTtactattataaaaaaaagtatatatatatatatatatataaatataaaagccTAAATAATATATCGTATATTGGATGTAATATTTTAACAAGCTATGTAAAATATTTGCTTATATGGattatacaattattaaaactaTGCAATGGAAAAAAAACGACAGAACAAGCTGTTTAACACTTTCAATTGTTGACATCCTACCCAGCTTCTTCCATCGTTTCGTTTGTATGGCTTGTATCATTTGTGATATCCTCTTATCTTCATTGAGTATATCTTCGGTCAAGGTCACTGTTTCTTCAGAAAAGAGGCGTTCCATCGTCGAAGCGCCTTCCGGATTTGTACGCCATCGAGACTTGGTGTTCTTGATAACTAAGATTTCTTTCCGACGCGCCGCGTCTAATCGATACTTGGATGATTTCTCGAGATCGAAATCAGGAAATTCGATAAGAACCATTTCCGCGCCGACCGTCACTGGGAAGTCATAGTTGTCGATGGTCAGGGATCGTGAATTGAAGGCGATTATCTTATCTTCGTTTCCGATAATCGAAACCAAGGAGTCGGCGATATGATGGTGTTGAGATCCCGAGGCTAGCCTCTGCGCCAAATAGCATATCAGCGTTTTTTCGAGCACGTTCATTGTTTGCGTATTTGTAATTGCCTCGAGAAACGTGTATATTGCAACGACCAGGGCGGAACGGCTTCCGAGACCACATTTTATCGGCACCGTGGAAACAATCACGATTTCAAACCCCGGGACAGTCACTGTTATCATTTACTTGGTTTCATTACTTCGCATAGAGATTTGAAGTATTAGTATAattaacagactgcggattttaccgtgaaataaaaattgtctgtattaatCGCAAGATGTAGGAGCTACAGTGGCTcacaaaagtattcgaacgtcctttaaaacagaataacctttttataattgtaacaaacgacctgattttttataatcaattagaagcactggtttatgaaatgatatgcaaaaaagattttccaaaaaattataatttacaaagttacacatgcgaaaataaaaaagtcatttttttaaacttttttattagggcccttaaagaaaatttaaaatgtatgttttgtagatctatgttagttatacacattatACACGACTAAATCTGTCATATGTAtgcgatattttaaaatatttaaaagcgTATTAATAATTAAGTATTCATTATATACACAACTCATTTAAATATTACtcgtatattaaattttatcctTCTTTGTCATTATGTCGTCAACTACTATTTGAAACAGAGAGTTTCTGTAATAATTTGTTTAGTGATTATATCTCAGAGAGAAGTActttgaaatatttcttttgGAAGGATTTCAGAAAGTTTGATTCTAATTCTTCAGAAATAATAAACTACCAAAAAGCTGTTTTTCAAAAGAATGGCTTCTTTGCATGTACATCATATATTATGTTGGCTTGCATATCTTTCGCAAGTTGACACGTGACAAGTGAAAAGCGAGTGTCATgaaaaatgcaataaaaatccAGTTACGCGCTAAAAAAACACATTTATTACGAGTTACGTAAGAAGCAAAAATTGGATATGATGGCAAAAAGCTGTCGAACGTATAAAACTggcattgaaatattatttgttcGTCAACAATTGTTGtttctccattttttaaaaatattgtctatTTATAAAGATCGTGTTAACCACTGTCTTATCAGTGTTTCGTATTCTGGTCATCCTATTTCGCTGACTTTCAGAAAGTCTGGATGGGGAACACTTCCCGAATGAATGCTTCACGGGAATTTCATTGCACTAATCCGGTCcgtactatacatatgtatatgtcgtAAAAAATCCATAATGGTGATTGGATGGATACCTCTTTTGGCCTTGAAGCATTTTATCGTTCCTTTCAAGTACCGAATCCACGCCGGTTCCTCCAACCTTATTTGGAGATTTTCATCATTCATATAAAACTTGTAAATATTCTCCTTGGTGAATTCGTCCAAGAGCGTTTTCACGTGACACCGTTTGTTGTCGCGACTCCGCTTACCAACTATCAACGTGACAAGTTGAACGGCCTGTTTTATTTCAAGACAAGATAATCGAAGTCATACAGGGTGTAGCATTTGACGCTTTGCACGCATTTATTCCTTAAACCTAAACTGTAGCACGTTTCAAAAAACGTTTCTCAAGTGTAATCTACCGTTATGGGGATGgtcttactaaactaattgttctagctccTGAAAAAGGTCCCAGTCCGTCTTTTTACGGGTGTCCGAATATCAATAAAAGTCACTGTACTTTTGTACGAAGCATCTTTAATACGAGTTTTCATGTTATAAACAGTGGCAGGTTCCGGAGGTGTTAATTTAACGAAGGTAAGTGTCAAACGGCAGTAAACGATCACGAATGACCTTCGAAAACCGGCATATTAGGTCAATGAATTCGTCTTGGAATAGGCTGTACACCCGCATTTAGATGAAAACATAAACTTCTATCCAAAATAGCAGCAGTtgccttgaaattttggaaGCTCATTCATCTAGGGAAGATTGTGAAACAGGGTAGATTTTAATCAATACGTTTTTCGAAATGAGCTGCAGTTCGAGAAAAAGCGTGCAGAACTTcaaatgggacaccctgtatgtgtgCGTTGCTGCACG
Proteins encoded in this window:
- the LOC143219022 gene encoding galactokinase isoform X1 is translated as MNDENLQIRLEEPAWIRYLKGTIKCFKAKRVTVPGFEIVIVSTVPIKCGLGSRSALVVAIYTFLEAITNTQTMNVLEKTLICYLAQRLASGSQHHHIADSLVSIIGNEDKIIAFNSRSLTIDNYDFPVTVGAEMVLIEFPDFDLEKSSKYRLDAARRKEILVIKNTKSRWRTNPEGASTMERLFSEETVTLTEDILNEDKRISQMIQAIQTKRWKKLGRMSTIESVKQLVLSFFFHCIVLIIV
- the LOC143219022 gene encoding uncharacterized protein LOC143219022 isoform X2, whose translation is MITVTVPGFEIVIVSTVPIKCGLGSRSALVVAIYTFLEAITNTQTMNVLEKTLICYLAQRLASGSQHHHIADSLVSIIGNEDKIIAFNSRSLTIDNYDFPVTVGAEMVLIEFPDFDLEKSSKYRLDAARRKEILVIKNTKSRWRTNPEGASTMERLFSEETVTLTEDILNEDKRISQMIQAIQTKRWKKLGRMSTIESVKQLVLSFFFHCIVLIIV